One window from the genome of Schistocerca piceifrons isolate TAMUIC-IGC-003096 chromosome 8, iqSchPice1.1, whole genome shotgun sequence encodes:
- the LOC124711276 gene encoding endocuticle structural glycoprotein ABD-4-like — protein MLFSQIVALSLVCLTAAAPQFRQAPGAPNEPIPILSQEQEVNFDGSYKYSFETGNGIVQEEQGFLKNAGNPEAEAQVAQGSASYTSPEGVQIRLVYTADENGFVPQGEHLPTPPPIPPAIQRALEYLATLPPQPDEQGGQPQPGVFRAPARRF, from the exons ATGCTGTTCTCTCAG ATCGTCGCCCTGTCTCTGGTGTGCCTGACGGCCGCGGCACCTCAGTTCCGCCAGGCACCAGGCGCACCGAACGAGCCCATCCCCATACTGAGCCAGGAGCAGGAGGTCAACTTCGATGGCTCCTACAAATACAG TTTCGAGACGGGCAATGGCATCGTCCAGGAGGAGCAGGGCTTCCTGAAGAACGCCGGCAACCCTGAGGCTGAAGCGCAGGTGGCGCAGGGGTCCGCGTCGTACACGTCGCCGGAGGGCGTGCAGATCCGGCTGGTGTACACGGCCGACGAGAACGGCTTCGTACCGCAGGGCGAGCACCTGCCCACGCCGCCTCCCATCCCTCCGGCGATCCAGCGCGCCCTCGAGTACCTCGCCACCCTCCCGCCTCAGCCCGACGAGCAGGGAGGGCAGCCACAGCCAGGAGTCTTCCGTGCCCCCGCGCGCCGATTCTAG